From one Humulus lupulus chromosome 8, drHumLupu1.1, whole genome shotgun sequence genomic stretch:
- the LOC133798642 gene encoding cytosolic isocitrate dehydrogenase [NADP]-like isoform X1 produces MKVGTWFVKTSFPDGPTDGFGPFKSNMETFQKIKVANPIVEMDGDEMTRVFWKSIKDKLISPFVELDIKYFDLGLPNRDATNDKVTVESAEATLKYNVAIKCATITPDEGRVKEFDLKQMWRSPNGTIRNILNGTVFREPIICRNIPRLVSGWNKPICIGRHAFGDQYRATDTIIKGPGKLKLVYEPSNGTEVKKEMQVFNFTGAGGVALAMYNTDESIHAFAEASMNTAYQKKWPLYLSTKNTILKKYDGRFKDIFQEVYENDWRSKFEAAGIWYEHRLIDDMVAYALKSDGGYVWACKNYDGDVQSDFLAQGFGSLGLMTSVLVCPDGKTIEAEAAHGTVTRHYRVHQKGGETSTNSIASIFAWSRGLAHRAKLDGNARLLDFTEKLEAACVGTVESGKMTKDLALLIHGPKVTRSKYLNTEEFIDAVAEDLRFRLSSRARL; encoded by the exons ATGAAAGTCGGAACATGGTTTGTGAAAACATCGTTCCCAGACGGACCCACCGACGGATTTGGCCCATTT AAATCCAACATGGAGACTTTCCAGAAAATTAAAGTGGCCAATCCCATAGTCGAAATGGATG GAGATGAAATGACCCGAGTATTTTGGAAATCAATAAAAGACAAG CTTATTTCTCCTTTTGTGGAGTTGGATATCAAGTACTTTGACCTTGGCCTCCCAAACCGCGATGCCACCAATGATAAAGTCACTGTTGAAAGTGCTGAAGCTACTCTTAA GTACAATGTAGCAATTAAGTGTGCAACTATTACTCCAG ATGAAGGACGTGTGAAGGAGTTTGACTTAAAACAAATGTGGCGGAGTCCAAATGGGACAATACGAAACATTTTAAATG GTACCGTTTTTAGAGAACCAATCATCTGCAGAAACATTCCTCGTCTTGTCTCTG GATGGAACAAACCAATATGCATTGGAAGGCATGCTTTTGGTGATCAGTACAGGGCTACTGATACCATTATTAAAGGACCTGGAAAACTAAAATTGGTCTATG AACCTAGTAATGGAACCGAAGTGAAGAAAGAGATGCAAGTTTTCAACTTTACTGGTGCAGGAGGTGTAGCGTTGGCCATGTATAATACAGATGAG TCTATCCATGCTTTTGCTGAGGCTTCAATGAACACTGCCTACCAGAAGAAGTGGCCACTTTACCTTAGCACTAAGAATACTATTCTTAAGAAATATGATGGAAG ATTTAAGGACATTTTTCAGGAAGTATATGAAAATGATTGGAGATCTAAGTTTGAAGCTGCAGGAATATG GTACGAACACCGTCTCATTGATGATATGGTTGCTTATGCTCTTAAAAGTGATGGTGGTTATGTTTGGGCATGCAAAAATTATGATGGTGATGTGCAGAGTGATTTCTTAGCTCAAG GTTTTGGGTCTTTGGGGCTGATGACATCAGTGCTG GTGTGCCCTGATGGGAAGACAATTGAAGCAGAGGCAGCCCATGGCACAGTCACCCGCCATTATCGAGTTCACCAAAAGGGAGGGGAAACAAGCACAAACAGCATAGCATCAATCTTTGCTTGGTCACGAGGACTTGCTCACAG AGCAAAGTTGGATGGGAATGCCAGACTTTTGGATTTTACTGAAAAATTGGAAGCTGCATGTGTTGGTACTGTTGAATCTGGAAAGATGACCAAGGATCTAGCACTTCTCATTCACGGACCTAA GGTTACCAGGTCTAAGTATCTAAATACAGAAGAATTCATTGATGCTGTAGCGGAGGATCTCAGATTTCGATTATCTAGCAGGGCAAGGCTGTAG
- the LOC133798642 gene encoding cytosolic isocitrate dehydrogenase [NADP]-like isoform X2: METFQKIKVANPIVEMDGDEMTRVFWKSIKDKLISPFVELDIKYFDLGLPNRDATNDKVTVESAEATLKYNVAIKCATITPDEGRVKEFDLKQMWRSPNGTIRNILNGTVFREPIICRNIPRLVSGWNKPICIGRHAFGDQYRATDTIIKGPGKLKLVYEPSNGTEVKKEMQVFNFTGAGGVALAMYNTDESIHAFAEASMNTAYQKKWPLYLSTKNTILKKYDGRFKDIFQEVYENDWRSKFEAAGIWYEHRLIDDMVAYALKSDGGYVWACKNYDGDVQSDFLAQGFGSLGLMTSVLVCPDGKTIEAEAAHGTVTRHYRVHQKGGETSTNSIASIFAWSRGLAHRAKLDGNARLLDFTEKLEAACVGTVESGKMTKDLALLIHGPKVTRSKYLNTEEFIDAVAEDLRFRLSSRARL; the protein is encoded by the exons ATGGAGACTTTCCAGAAAATTAAAGTGGCCAATCCCATAGTCGAAATGGATG GAGATGAAATGACCCGAGTATTTTGGAAATCAATAAAAGACAAG CTTATTTCTCCTTTTGTGGAGTTGGATATCAAGTACTTTGACCTTGGCCTCCCAAACCGCGATGCCACCAATGATAAAGTCACTGTTGAAAGTGCTGAAGCTACTCTTAA GTACAATGTAGCAATTAAGTGTGCAACTATTACTCCAG ATGAAGGACGTGTGAAGGAGTTTGACTTAAAACAAATGTGGCGGAGTCCAAATGGGACAATACGAAACATTTTAAATG GTACCGTTTTTAGAGAACCAATCATCTGCAGAAACATTCCTCGTCTTGTCTCTG GATGGAACAAACCAATATGCATTGGAAGGCATGCTTTTGGTGATCAGTACAGGGCTACTGATACCATTATTAAAGGACCTGGAAAACTAAAATTGGTCTATG AACCTAGTAATGGAACCGAAGTGAAGAAAGAGATGCAAGTTTTCAACTTTACTGGTGCAGGAGGTGTAGCGTTGGCCATGTATAATACAGATGAG TCTATCCATGCTTTTGCTGAGGCTTCAATGAACACTGCCTACCAGAAGAAGTGGCCACTTTACCTTAGCACTAAGAATACTATTCTTAAGAAATATGATGGAAG ATTTAAGGACATTTTTCAGGAAGTATATGAAAATGATTGGAGATCTAAGTTTGAAGCTGCAGGAATATG GTACGAACACCGTCTCATTGATGATATGGTTGCTTATGCTCTTAAAAGTGATGGTGGTTATGTTTGGGCATGCAAAAATTATGATGGTGATGTGCAGAGTGATTTCTTAGCTCAAG GTTTTGGGTCTTTGGGGCTGATGACATCAGTGCTG GTGTGCCCTGATGGGAAGACAATTGAAGCAGAGGCAGCCCATGGCACAGTCACCCGCCATTATCGAGTTCACCAAAAGGGAGGGGAAACAAGCACAAACAGCATAGCATCAATCTTTGCTTGGTCACGAGGACTTGCTCACAG AGCAAAGTTGGATGGGAATGCCAGACTTTTGGATTTTACTGAAAAATTGGAAGCTGCATGTGTTGGTACTGTTGAATCTGGAAAGATGACCAAGGATCTAGCACTTCTCATTCACGGACCTAA GGTTACCAGGTCTAAGTATCTAAATACAGAAGAATTCATTGATGCTGTAGCGGAGGATCTCAGATTTCGATTATCTAGCAGGGCAAGGCTGTAG